The genomic window AGACCAAACTTATAACTTCCTTTTTAAGCGCGTACTGTTCTGCTGTAAGGCGCAACGTATTATTCAAACAATATCTAAAATCGTGACAATGGTAAAAAATCAAATCAGATTCCCCACCGGAGACAGCCGTAGAAACAGTAACCCCCGTACCTTTCCCGGCAAACTCGTATTGGAGATTATTCCATGGTGCAACGCCACCGCCCTGGTGCTGCAGTACGTGAACCCCTTCAAACCTGGTTGTCCAGTCATCCAGATATTTCTGATCACCGAACTTCCCATCTTCAAATCTTTTGTAACACCATTCCAGGCAGGCCTTACGCCACCAGTCTAATACTTTCATCCCTTCCTCTGTGTTCTTAAAGGTAATAAACTGAACACAATAGATTCCACTAAGAGCCGACTGGTCATGTTCCGGACTGTATCTGTGTTCGGTAATAAGCACGGAGCTTTCGCCCATTTCGTCCGTCAACACCTTCGGATCGCTGAAAAAAAACAGGTCGGCGTCCAGGTAAGTACAATGGTCGAGTGAAAATGTATTAATACAATACCAGATAGTAGATGAAGTGCAAGTCCAGCAATACTCACCGGCGGTTCGTCCCGGTTTCACACTTAATAATTCTTCATCCTCAAATTCGTTTAAAGAAATAATCGTGGCATGTATAAGCCGCAGCTCCTTCAGACAGTTATAGCAATCGTCGTCAAAAGCAAAAATATAGAGATGAAAGTTGTTGCTGTATCTTTCTAAAGAATTATACATAGCCAAACCTCTCGAGAGATATGCAGAATTGAATAACGTGCAATAATTAAGCATGATTACAAAAAGCCAAATATACCGAATAAGAACAACTGTCTATGTTGGTTATTCTTATACGGTGTTTATCATTCCTGATCTTTCTTTTCTATAACCGCTTCGATATGATAATGAGGTCTCCCCTTCGTTTCAAGGTAAATTTTCGAGATATATTCTCCCATAATTCCCAGTGCTAAGAGTTGGATACCTCCAAGCATATCCATCACCAAAGCGGTTGAAGCCCAGCCGGGAATATTGTCTCCCCTAAGAACTACCAGAACAATCCATATAGCCAGGAATACGCTGGTTACAAACATAAAAATACCGAGAAACGAAATAAGTCTAACCGGACGGTTGCTAAAAGAGGTGACCCCGTCAAGAGCCAGTGAAAGCATCTTTATTAGAGAATATTTCGTATCCCCACCGATCCGTGACAGTCGTTTGTAATACACAATTTCAGACTTCAGCCCGATCATCGGTATAATACCCCTGATGAAAAGATTTACCTCCTTGTATTTTGCAAATTCGGACAAGGCAAAACCGGAAAGTAAACGAAAGTCTGCGTGATCTTCAATCAGTTTTACTCCCATTGCTCCCATCAACTTGTAAAACACCCGGGCTGTTGTGCTTTTATACACAGTGTCTGTTTCCCGGTCGTTTCTCACTCCATATACAATATGAGCACCGCGGTTGTAAGCCGCTATCATCTTACTAATAGCACTAAGATCATCCTGCAAATCGACATCCATTGTAATAGCGCAATCGACGTGTCCGGTTACCACCTGCATTCCCGCCAATAATGCATTTTGATGACCAACATTAGAAGCTAACTTAACAACTTTCAGAGCTTCGTCTGCTTGAGAAATAAGCAGGTCAAGAGTTTTATCCGAACTTCCATCATCCACAATTACTATGAAACTGTCGGGATGTATAGATCCTGATAGTTTTAAATCTGTTAAAAACTCTTTTAAAACATTAGCGCTTTGAAGAATTATTTCTTCCTCATTATAACATGGTAATACAATTGCTAGCAAGGGCTTCTTTACACCCCGCTCCTGGTCTTTACTCATAAGGCTATTGTTGATCTCGGGTTTTATATCAGTCAAACCTCGATAATAATGAATCCAAAAATAGCATTTATCCTTATAATTACGAAAGGAGTGCAATACCAAACAAAACCCCACAGTCCGCGTTTAGAATAAAAAATCTACAGACATCACCTATTGAATGACAAAGAAATACGACTATCTCGTTGTCGGCTCCGGATTGTTCGGAGCCGTTTTTGCGCACGAAGCGACCAAAGCCGGAAAAAAATGCCTGGTAATCGACAAGCGTGATCATGCCGGCGGCAA from Arcticibacter tournemirensis includes these protein-coding regions:
- a CDS encoding glycosyltransferase family 2 protein yields the protein MSKDQERGVKKPLLAIVLPCYNEEEIILQSANVLKEFLTDLKLSGSIHPDSFIVIVDDGSSDKTLDLLISQADEALKVVKLASNVGHQNALLAGMQVVTGHVDCAITMDVDLQDDLSAISKMIAAYNRGAHIVYGVRNDRETDTVYKSTTARVFYKLMGAMGVKLIEDHADFRLLSGFALSEFAKYKEVNLFIRGIIPMIGLKSEIVYYKRLSRIGGDTKYSLIKMLSLALDGVTSFSNRPVRLISFLGIFMFVTSVFLAIWIVLVVLRGDNIPGWASTALVMDMLGGIQLLALGIMGEYISKIYLETKGRPHYHIEAVIEKKDQE
- a CDS encoding glycosyl transferase; the encoded protein is MYNSLERYSNNFHLYIFAFDDDCYNCLKELRLIHATIISLNEFEDEELLSVKPGRTAGEYCWTCTSSTIWYCINTFSLDHCTYLDADLFFFSDPKVLTDEMGESSVLITEHRYSPEHDQSALSGIYCVQFITFKNTEEGMKVLDWWRKACLEWCYKRFEDGKFGDQKYLDDWTTRFEGVHVLQHQGGGVAPWNNLQYEFAGKGTGVTVSTAVSGGESDLIFYHCHDFRYCLNNTLRLTAEQYALKKEVISLVYKPYAKGLAEAEKQIRAVNGTLTFHEPLLNLDWVMTNIGRKATFTLTGHYKNYYKKRKLES